Part of the Pirellulales bacterium genome is shown below.
CAGTCGCCAGCGCTCGCCGACCTCGTTCGCCGTCTGTACGGCTGACGAAGCTGCGGGTGCCGACCCGGGAGCGTTTTTCTCGGGCTCCAGCACGTGCAACAGAGCCGCCAGCGCCGCCGGGAAGCTGGGCTCGGCCAACGCGGCGAGCACCGATTTCAGACGATCCCACGCTACTCCGCCTGTTGTGCGTGCCGACGATTCAGCCCACGCGTCGACTTCCGGCAACAGGACGGATAACAGGCGCGTATTGCGCAGCAGCTCGACGGCACCGGCCCGCGAGGGATCGACGAGCATCTTGCGCATTTCCTGGGCGACGCGTTCGGGGCTGACGACCGAAATCGTGTCGGCCATTTCGTCGATTGCGGCGCGGGTGGGCGGATCAACAGCAAAATCAAATCCGGCGGCAAACCGCACGGCGCGCACCATGCGCAGTTTGTCCTCGGTGAACCGTGCCCTGGGATCGCCGATGGCCCGCACCACGCGCCGCTCGAGATCCGCCTGCCCGCCCACATAATCTATGACACGATCTTCGACGGGATCGTAGAAGAGGCCATTGATCGTGAAGTCGCGGCGCTGCGCGTCTTCTTCGGCCGTGGTGAAGATTACGGCGTCGGGATGGCGTCCGTCACTGTACTGGGCGTCGCGGCGAAACGTAGTGACTTCGACCATGCCGACGTGCTTGGGGCCGAGCACGGCTACGACGCCAAAGGCCGCGCCGATGGCCAGCGTGTGGCGGCGACCGAAGAGAGCACGAATTTGCTCGGGCGTGGCATTGGTTGCCACGTCGTAATCCTTGGGTGTGCGGCCGAGCAATTGATCGCGCACGCAGCCGCCGGCCCATAGGGCCTGGTAGCCCGCCTCGCGCAGCCGGCGCAGGACGCGGAGGGCCAGTTCACGTTGTGCGGCGGCGGTGGTTTGCGTCAACGTTATGCTCCGGCCGAGCCACGGCCGGCTGATGATGTTCGCAAGATTCGCAAGGAGAGTACCGGGACTTCGGGGATCGCTATTTCGCCGCGGCGCGCTCGCGTAGGAATTTCTCCAAGCCCGGCAAGTCGTCGGTGTTGATCAAATCGACCCCCGCGTCGGAGAGTTCAGTCCATACAGCGCGATTCGAGGGAATCGCCCAGAAGCGGATCTTGCGGCCGTGGGCGTGTGCCTTCTCGACGAATGTCTGCAGCTTCTGCTTTTCCT
Proteins encoded:
- a CDS encoding CCA tRNA nucleotidyltransferase, with amino-acid sequence MTQTTAAAQRELALRVLRRLREAGYQALWAGGCVRDQLLGRTPKDYDVATNATPEQIRALFGRRHTLAIGAAFGVVAVLGPKHVGMVEVTTFRRDAQYSDGRHPDAVIFTTAEEDAQRRDFTINGLFYDPVEDRVIDYVGGQADLERRVVRAIGDPRARFTEDKLRMVRAVRFAAGFDFAVDPPTRAAIDEMADTISVVSPERVAQEMRKMLVDPSRAGAVELLRNTRLLSVLLPEVDAWAESSARTTGGVAWDRLKSVLAALAEPSFPAALAALLHVLEPEKNAPGSAPAASSAVQTANEVGERWRL